The sequence CTGGCAAAGTCAAAACCCGCACCTTAGACTTAGCCGCCAGAATTTCCTGTGCCTCTGGTTCGCATCCCGGTGCCACAACACATTCTAAAAATGTTTTGGTAAGTGCTGTCGCCGTAGCGGCGTCAATCGGCTGATTTAGCGCCACAATCCCACCGAAAGCCGAAACCGAATCAGCGTTAAAAGCTTTTTCATAAGCCTCTGACAAGCTATTGCCCAAACCTACGCCGCAGGGATTATTGTGCTTGATAATCGTCGCTGCTGGGGTATCGGGAAACTCGGCAATAATCCGCCGCGCTGCTTCCAAATCCACTAAGTTGTTATAACTCAGTTCCTTTCCTTGGAGTTTAGTTGCCGCCGCCCATCCAGAGGCACCTGCGCCAGTTTGATACCATGCAGCAGGTTGATGGGGATTTTCTCCATATCGTAAAGATTGCAACTGTTGTCCAGAAAGCTCGAATTGTGTGGGTAGGGGTGATGTATGTGCCTCTGCCTCTACAGGAGATTGATGGGTGAGATAGGTCGCGATCGCCCTGTCGTACCCCGCCGTATGCTCAAACGCCTCTCGTGCCCTAGCGAGACGGAACTCATAGGACACTTCCCCACCCTGCTGCCGCAATTCCTGCAAGTAGGCATCGTACTGGGTTGGGTTAGACAAAACTGTTAAATGCTGGAAGTTTTTTGCAGAAGCCCTTATCATCGCCGGGCCACCAATGTCAATCTGCTCAATCGCTTCCGGCAACGTTACTCCCTCTTTCGCAATCGTCTGCTCAAAAGGATAAAGATTCACCACCACTAAATCAATCGGGCGAATTTGGTTCGCCTCCAAATCTGCCAAATCTTGGGGCACATCCCGACGCGCCAAAATGCCGCCATGAATTCGGGGATGCAGTGTTTTGACTCGCCCCCCCAAAATCTCCGGAGAACCCGTGTAATCTGAAACTTTTGTCACGGGTAGCCCAGTATCTTTAAGGGCGTTAGCCGTTCCACCACTGCTGATTAAATCAAACTCAAATTCTTCAACCAACTGACGGGCAAAGTCGATTAGCCCGGTTTTATCAGATACACTCAGCAGTGCTAGACGCGCCATAACTTGTAAAGTCCCTCTTTTTCCATTACTTAGGATAAATGCGATCGCCCTCATGCACAAACAGAGAACCCTGCCCTCACGGCATGGGCAGGGTTCTTCATTCAAAGCGAAGTGAGGAGTTTAAGATAACCGCTTGCCTGGTGGCAAGAAAATCGATAGTGAGTGGGTTGCCTCAGCCATGATGCCACGCATTTCTGGTTAAACAGAGGGGTGGAGATCCTAGCGGTAAACCCGTCGTATCGAACGCTAGAACTCTGGATAACAGGTGTTTCCAAGCTAGCGATCGCTACTGCTACTACCCAATTTTGAACAGACCTTGAAGCAATTCCAAATTGGAAATCAGCAGGTAGGCGACTCCCGCACCACCAACTCCACCAATCAGAAAATTACTCGCAAACTCGTTCCAGCCTTCCTGGGTATTGAGGGCGTCTGGAGGACGGGGCGTGGTAATCGTTTTGGTGGGGTTGGGAGGATTGCTGGAAGCATAGAGGGATAGGCAAATCGTCAAAATGATGATTAAGCCAACCGTTGACAGCAAACCCGCCAGGTTTGCGACATCTGTATCGCGCAGGGGACCCAGCTTGGCGAAGGGCCCAATCAGCCAATAACCATGAGCCATGCCAATTTCTAACGCTCGGCGTCCGGGTGACAGCCCTTTGCGATAGGCTGGCAAGTTATTGATGTAAGCCTCTGTGAAACCGGAAGCATTAATCGGCGTTGCTAAATTGCCGATTTGTGGATCGCCAGCTTCGTGGACAACTTCCCGATTTCTCGGGTCGTTGCGACGATCTTTCGAGTCACTTATCGCTTGGACTTGCATAATTTTCTTCACCTTTTGATGAGCTAGTGCCACTAATTATCGTTGGGTTAAAACTGGAGATGCTTCTATCGTTTGATACAGCATTTTTTAACCAGTCTTCAAAATCCGGCGATCTTTATGGCATTGGATGGAAAAGCAGGTCGGGGAAAATGTAGAGAAAGACAGCCAAGAGACTAGCTTGAAGGGATAGCCACACAATAGCTAGAACCGGGGCTAGGGAAAGATACTTGAGAAAATACTGCATGAATCATTCTCCAAAACAGTCAATAATTCAACGTAACTAACGAATTGAGACAGGAATCTCATCTTCTTTTGCAGTCAATTCACCCGTGAGCAATTCTTTGACTGCTGCCAAAGGCCAAGTGAAGCCACTTAGCATAAAACCAACAGCCCGAGGAACATCCAGTTGGATTTCTTTATACTCTGGGTTTGGCTCTTTTTTCACCGATTGAATATATGCCCGACCAACCCAACCAATCCAG comes from Coleofasciculus sp. FACHB-1120 and encodes:
- the purH gene encoding bifunctional phosphoribosylaminoimidazolecarboxamide formyltransferase/IMP cyclohydrolase, with the protein product MARLALLSVSDKTGLIDFARQLVEEFEFDLISSGGTANALKDTGLPVTKVSDYTGSPEILGGRVKTLHPRIHGGILARRDVPQDLADLEANQIRPIDLVVVNLYPFEQTIAKEGVTLPEAIEQIDIGGPAMIRASAKNFQHLTVLSNPTQYDAYLQELRQQGGEVSYEFRLARAREAFEHTAGYDRAIATYLTHQSPVEAEAHTSPLPTQFELSGQQLQSLRYGENPHQPAAWYQTGAGASGWAAATKLQGKELSYNNLVDLEAARRIIAEFPDTPAATIIKHNNPCGVGLGNSLSEAYEKAFNADSVSAFGGIVALNQPIDAATATALTKTFLECVVAPGCEPEAQEILAAKSKVRVLTLPDLAAGPENTVKVIAGGFLVQASDDVVENASQWQVVTDKQPTPEQLEELLFAWKVCKHVKSNAIVVTRDRTTLGVGAGQMNRVGSVKIALEQAGEKSQGATLASDGFFPFDDSVRTAAAAGIVAIVQPGGSLRDQDSIKAANELGLLMVLTGIRHFLH
- a CDS encoding photosystem I reaction center subunit XI — its product is MQVQAISDSKDRRNDPRNREVVHEAGDPQIGNLATPINASGFTEAYINNLPAYRKGLSPGRRALEIGMAHGYWLIGPFAKLGPLRDTDVANLAGLLSTVGLIIILTICLSLYASSNPPNPTKTITTPRPPDALNTQEGWNEFASNFLIGGVGGAGVAYLLISNLELLQGLFKIG
- a CDS encoding photosystem I reaction center subunit IX (Enables the organization of the psaE and psaF subunits), which translates into the protein MQYFLKYLSLAPVLAIVWLSLQASLLAVFLYIFPDLLFHPMP